Within the Plesiomonas shigelloides genome, the region TCTGTCGATAGCCGTTTGTCGGCTTCGATTAAATGCTGCTAGCGCTAGCCGATGATGTGCAGTTGCTATTGTCGCGCTGTCTATTTCGTGAGCCGTTATCCAATTTCCCTTTGTGGGCTGTAACAAAACTGTAAAGCGAGAGCGTGATTCGTTGCTTTGGCGTGATTTGTCAAGCCTTAAACTGTCGCGAAGACGGATTTTATCAACTGATTAATTTGTTGATATAAAACAATATTTATTGTGTTGACTTCTGTTTTTTTCTGTTGTTCGCTAAAAGTTATCCACTAAATCTGTGGATAAGTGTGTGGGCTATATTTAGACAATTCCATACAGCCCACGTTTTCTCTGGGTTAAGACACCTCGACGCTTTTTGTCAGACACAGCTGTAAGAACGAGGTGAGGAACGTGTAATTTTTCTGTGATGTAGCGCACAGCAGTGGCGTCTTTTTGACCCTGCGCTGTCAGTATACAGACATGCATGTCGGCTGTGTCTGCTAACCCGTTAGTTAACGCGAAAAGTAATCGGTTACAGCGCCGGACAACAAAATAAAGAGGGAACTATTTGATGGTAAATTGAGCAGGTGATTAAGCAAAGGTTGGCCATAGCATTATGTTTGTGGGTGCAAATGAGCGCTACTGTTTATTGCTCACCAATTTTGAGTTCTGTTTTTTGTTTACTAAAGGGCAAACTCAATAAGTAATTATGGGTAATAATTACGTTTTAATGACAGCCATATTTAAATTTGATAACGCGCATGATTGCATATCGAATAATGCAATATTGTAGAAAATAATAATTCGTACATTGTCCTGCGTAAGGTATATCTATAACAGGATTTCCTTTCAACGGTTTTTGACTGCGCGCAGATGTGCAGAAGCAGATGTGCAGAAGAGGATAAGAGAAAGAGATTACAAAGGCACTGAGTGTGTAAAACGCACCGACGAGGCTACGATTTGGCCGCAAAAATTTCCCCGTGCTGGCTGTATTTGGGCTTTTATCATCAGTGGCTCGCCAGGGTAAGGTTTGTGGGGATGCTGCTGGCTGAGCAAATCATCGCGCCGTGTAAACCAGCGATGGGATAGCGCTCGAATTTCTGCGGGGAGCCGCGCATAATACCGTTATATCCGAGACAAACGAGATGATATAGCAGGTAGGTATGAGTAGAAACTTTGAGCTGGTATCTGAGTTTGCACCCGCAGGCGATCAGCCGGAAGCGATCCGCCAGTTGATCGATGGCCTCGACGCAGGGCTGGCGCACCAGACCTTGCTGGGGGTAACCGGCTCCGGTAAGACCTTCACCGCGGCAAATGTAATTGCTAGCCTTAATCGGCCCACCATGATCTTGGCGCCGAATAAAACCTTGGCTGCTCAGTTGTACGGCGAGATGAAAGCCTTCTTCCCGCATAACGCCGTGGAATACTTCGTTTCCTACTACGACTACTATCAGCCAGAAGCTTACGTGCCGAGTACCGATACCTTTATCGAGAAAGATGCGTCGATCAACGATCACATCGAGCAGATGCGTTTGTCTGCCACTAAAGCGCTGATGGAGCGACGTGATGTGGTGGTGGTGGCTTCGGTGTCGGCGATTTATGGTCTGGGCGATCCTGATTCCTACCTGAAAATGATGTTGCACTTGCGCCGTGGCGATACGCTGGATCAGCGTTTTATCCTGCGTCGTTTGTCGGAGCTGCAATACACCCGCAACGATCAGGCATTTCAACGCGGGACTTTCCGTGTGCGTGGCGAAGTGATTGATATTTATCCGGCAGAATCAGACGAGCATGCGGTGCGTGTGGAGCTGTTTGATGACGAGGTTGAACGCTTGTCATTGTTTGACCCGCTGACAGGGCAAGTGCAGCAGGATGTTGCGCGCTATACCGTGTATCCAAAAACTCACTATGTAACACCCCGCGAGAAGATCTTAGAGGCGATCGAGAAGATCAAGGTCGAGCTGGTCGAGCGTAAGCAGGTCTTGCTGGATAACAACAAGTTGCTGGAAGAGCAGCGCATCAGTCAGCGTACGCTGTTTGATATTGAGATGATGAATGAGCTGGGATATTGCTCGGGCATTGAAAACTATTCGCGCTACCTTTCTGGCCGTAATCCGGGCGAGCCGCCTCCAACCTTGTTTGACTATCTACCTGCCGATGGCTTGCTGATTATTGATGAGTCACACGTTACGGTGCCGCAAATTGGCGCTATGTATAAAGGTGACCGTTCGCGTAAAGAAACGCTGGTGGATTATGGTTTTCGCCTACCATCGGCGTTGGATAACCGTCCGTTGAAATTCGATGAGTTTGAGGCGCTGGCTCCGCAGACCATTTATGTATCGGCCACGCCGGGGGCGTATGAGCTGGAGAAATCTGGCGGCGAGGTGATCGAGCAAGTAGTGCGTCCGACGGGCTTGCTGGATCCGGTGGTGGAAGTGCGTCCGGTAACCACTCAGGTGGATGATTTGCTGTCGGAGATCCGTTTGCGCTCGGCGATTAATGAACGGGTACTGGTTACTACGCTGACCAAACGCATGGCCGAAGATCTGACCGAATATCTGGAAGAGCATGATGTGAAGGTGCGCTATCTGCACTCAGATATTGATACTGTCGAGCGGATGGAGATCATTCGCGACCTGCGTCTTGGCCTGTTTGACGTGCTGGTGGGAATTAACCTGCTGCGTGAGGGGCTGGATATGCCGGAGGTATCGCTGGTCGCGATTCTGGATGCGGATAAAGAAGGCTTCTTGCGCTCCGAACGTTCATTGATTCAGACTATTGGTCGTGCGGCGCGTAACCTTAACGGTAAGGCGATTTTGTACGGTGATAGGATCACGCCATCAATGGCGCGCGCTATTGGTGAAACAGAGCGTCGTCGTGAGAAACAACAAGCGTTTAACGAACGTAACGGGATTACGCCGCAAGGGCTGAATAAAGCCGTGGCCGATATTCTGGATGTCGGAGGGCGCGTTAGCAATAAAGGTCGCCAGAAATCCAAAGGCCGTAAAGTGGCCGAGTCTGAGGCTAGCTATCAGGTGCATTCGCCAGCAGAAGCAGAGCAGAAGATGCGAGAGCTGGAGCAGCAGATGTATCAACATGCGCAGAATCTGGAGTTTGAGGAAGCGGCGGCGATCCGCGATCAGCTGCAGGCACTGCGAGAGGCGTTTATCAAAACCTCTTGATGCGTGATGTGTGAATAGTGAGACGCATAAAAAAGGCATTGTTGGTTATCCCGACAATGCCTTTCTTTTATCTGCTGTCTAAATGTCAGTGGGCTTAAGCGTTAATGTGCAACATCAATTCAGCGGATTGATTTGCAGTGCTTGCTCGATCGCCTGCTTGAGCAAGTTGCGATCGTGACGATACGGAATATCGTCAGCTTCCAATTGAGTTTGAACGATGCGACGTTTTGGACCATCCTCATCACGCAACACGCTGACATCAATATGCGGACCGACAATCACACCAGTAATGCAACGACGGCCAATGTGGCGCTCGATAATCTGCAGTTTCTCCGCGATATTCAGCTGTGCCGCCGGACTGTGCTCTTTGGCCAGATTGCCGATATACAGCACATGGGCTGCGGTGGCGTTAGACAGCGCAGTTGCGATCTCACGGTTAAGCAGAGGCGGCAGCAGGCTAGTCATAAAGCTGCCCGGGCCAATTAAAATCAAATCAGCGCGTTCAATGGCGGTAATGGCTTCACGGGTGGCACTGACTTCCGGCACCAATTGCAGTGATACCGGTAATTCGGTGAGTGCATCGATATTGACCTCACCAAACACGGACATACCATCGGCACAGACGGCGGCCAAGTCGACAGGTTCTTCCGACATCGGGATGATGTGCGCATCCACTTTCAGTAAGCGGCGCACCAGATTGATGGCATCTAACGGGCGGACGCTCAAGTCATCCAGCGCCTTGAGCATCAAATTCCCCAGATTATGGCCAGACAGTTCACCTTCGCCGGCAAACCGATATTCAAACATGGCTGACGCAATAGTCGGTTCAGTGATCAACTGGTTAATACAGTTACGGGTATCTCCCCATGCGATGCCGCCTTCAGAGGTGCGGATCCGGCCGGTGGAGCCGCCGTTATCGGTGGTAGTGACAATACCGGTAAGGCGGTGACCTAAAAAGCTCAGCGACGAGAGGACACGGCCTAGACCATGTCCGCCACCAATGGCTACCACATGGTTCAGATCTGCAAGCATCGGGTTACGCATAAGTTTTATTATTTCTTGAAGAGGTAAGAGTAAAGATACTCGAAGTGGCGTAACCTTAAAAAACAATCCGGCAAAACACAATCCAGAATATTGATTTACCGCACGTTCTGCCTTGTATCTGCCGGTTATTTAATCCGTTCGTTGGGCAATAATTCCAGATGGCCTTCGGCATCGAAATACCAACCCTTGATAATTCCATGTGATGACATGTCCTGAAATCCGGCTAATACCTCTTTAGCTTCGACAAGAGCTTCGGCATCGCTGTAACCATGCATGCGCTTGAGATATTTGGCAATGTCGGTGAGACCGGCAGACTCAGTGATATTGCTCATGGTGTTTACCTCCAAGACGGTGATGGAGTAAATCGAGGGCGTTATTGTGAGTTAGTATGATCGCAATCAATCAGATTGCCAGTCAGCGCACCAGAATATCTCTTTTAATACAGTCTGTTAGGTTATAAAAAAACAATGCCGACCTGAAGGCCGGCATTGTTTTAACGTAAATTGTTTTAGCGCAAAATGCGTGGGTGACGTTTATTCTTTTTCCAGATACAGCGTTTGACTTGGGAATGCCATATCTGCGCCGCGAGCGTGCACGATATCGATGATATCCAAGTACACATCTTGCTGAACTTTCAGCCAATCCGCCCACACCGTGGTTTTGGTGAAGCAATACACCATGATGTTGATGGAGGAGTCCGCGAACTCGTTCATGTACACCAGCAGTGTCTGGGTGGTATCGATATCCGGATTGTTCTGCAGCATGGTGCGGATGTCATCGACAATCACGCGAACCAACTTGGCGTCTTCATAGCGCAGGCCAATCTCGGTTTTGATGCGGCGGTTAGTCATCCGCCCCGGGTTTTCCACGCTGATAGACGAAAATACCGAATTCGGCACATACAGCGGACGATGGTCGAAGGTATTAATCTTGGTTAGACGCCAACCAATCTCGGCTACGGTGCCTTCAATATTGCGGTCTGGCGAGCGGATCCAATCTCCCACATTAAATGGGCGATCGAAGTACAGCATGATGCCAGAGAAAAAATTGCTGATGATGTCTTTACCGGCCAAACCGATGGCGATACCGCCGACACCACCGAAGGTCATCAAACCAGACACGCTCAGGCCAAAGTGTTGACCGGCCATCAGAATCAGGATCAGCACGGTCACGGATTTCAACAGGCGTGAAATGGCCTTGGAGGTCGTGATGTCATTGCCTTTGGCGATCAGTGAGGCCTCGATTTGGCTAATCAGGGCAAACACATACTTAATGGTGATAGCCGAGAGCAAGATAACATTCGTTGTGCTGATCCAACCGGTGTAGAGCTCGGTAAAGTGATGCAGCAGTAAGTAAATGATCTCGGTAACCGTGAGCGCGATGATGCCCCATAGCACGATAGAAGAGATGCAGGTGATCACTGCGGTGACCGTTTTGCGTCGATGACGGCCACTGTGCTTACGCTTGAGGAAAAAGAACCATAAGGCCAGAGCGGCCAGTGAGATGACTGCCAACGTGGCAAGGTCAATCATGAATTTGGAGTGAAACAGGGAATAAACCGAACTCATATCTGTCTAGTAGTCTTAAATTTGTGAATGTTATTTACTGGTATCTGATATGTCACTTATCAGGCCGGGATCGGAAAATACCTGCGACTGAAAAGGGTTTATTCTAGCGTCTGGTTTTTAAAATAAAATGGAAGAAAGGATAAGATTTGTAAAGTGCGAAAAAGTCTGCGGTAGTAGAGTACTGCAAAGATCAAAAAAACAACATGCTGCTATCAAATAGATTACTACGTTCATTCTTATATGGCCTTAGCGGATACCGTTCAGAGGCGAGCAGTATAGCGGAGTGGCGTGAATGCAGGCTTTTTGAGAGATACAAATCCGGTAAACAAGTACGTCAAAATATGACTTCATTGTCTAATTATGAGCCGCATGATTATTTCCTGTGAGGTAAGTGAGTTAGCATACTGATAATCAAGGGGGATTTATAAAATCCGCATATTTGTTTTGCCCGTTATTATCAATGCTGTGATGATGAATATTGTGTTTTAGAATGAAGTTATCGCTATTCAATTGGCATGATTAATTAATCATAATCGGCATAGTATTTTAATTTTGCGATGGGATACATGTATGCGCGTAACCCCTTGGTATCAGTCTGGTGTAAGAAATTCGTTGATATCGTGTAAGCACAAGAGGGGCTGTGCATAATGCTGAAGAAAACAGCCTGCGTTTCTTCCATGTTGTCTTATCGAGTATGTGCTATGTGTGCTGCTTTACACCGATAAGTTGCTTACGCAAGGCTGTATGTGATGAACCTGTGAGGGCTGCAAGCCTAATTGGCCATTGGCGCAGGTTGATCTGGGGTTACCGATGACTCATCGCTGCTGGAGGAGTCGGAATAATCGGATTCGGCACCACTGCTGTCATTACAACGCTCAGAGCCACTCCATGGTGTGTCATTGTCATCGGTATTGCGTACATTAGTGCAAGGCTCAGTGCTGTTGTCTTGTGTCTGTTCTGGTTCGGCGGCAAGTAAGTTACCAGAGAGCCCAAGCAGTAATGCTAGGCTGAGAGCTGCATATTTCATCATTGATTCTCCAGTAAAAACGGCTAAGGGTGTACCGCAGTGCTCCGTCTCTTTTGGGTAGAGAAAAAAGTGACTCAGCAAGAGGCGTGAACTCACGGAGCGGCATAGATCAGTATAGATAGGATGTAGCGTTTTATCCCAAAACATAATGGAACGTTGTGTTTTAATGCTGATATAAAGAGAGTGATAGAGCCTGTAACCTTACTTTAGTCGGCATTCGAAGTAAGCCTGCCATTGAGCGAGTTGTGTATCAGTTGTGTAGAGAGTCGGTAATTGGTCGGTAATCGTAGGCAGTGGACGATAGAAGTGCGCCATACGCTCAGTACTACAGACATCTAGCGAGACATATCCCGAGATAGCGGGACATCGGTCGATACAATAATTGCTATTGATAATCATTATCATTTGATGTGTAATGCAGATCTCATGCAAGGGAGATCGGCTCATGACTACATTACCAGTTGCAGTACCCGCACCTCGGCGGGCTAGAAAAATCAAACTCGCTCTGATGGGGCCTGCTTTTATTACCGCGATTGGCTACATCGATCCGGGTAACTTCGCCACCAACATTCAAGCCGGCTCTACATTTGGCTACCAGTTGCTGTGGGTGGTGGTATGGGCTAATGCCATGGCGATGCTGATTCAGCTGCTTTCTGCCAAGCTGGGTATTGCAACGGGTCAGAACTTAGCCGAGCACATTCGAGCAAGCTACCCGCGTCCGCTGGTGTGGTTTTACTGGATTCAAGCCGAGCTGATTGCCATTGCCACTGATTTGGCTGAATTCATCGGCGCCTCAATCGGTTTCAAGTTGTTATTTGGTGTATCGCTGTTTGATGGCGCAATTTTGACCGGTCTTGCTACTGTATTGATTCTGGCTTTGCAGCAACATGGGCAAAAGCCGCTGGAAATCGTCATCGGACTGTTTTTAATGTTTGTGGCGGGGGCTTATGTCTGTGAGTTGATTTTCTCCCGCCCAGATATCGCCGAGTTGGGCTGGCACATGGTGAAACCACAATTGCCGGATCAAAACGCACTGGTTTTGTCTGCCGGTGTATTGGGGGCGACTATCATGCCGCACGTGGTATACCTGCACTCAGCGTTGACCCAACGGGGCAGTCGTGAAGATCGCAAAGAGCGTTATGCAGCGACTAAAATGGATGTTGCGGTTGCGATGACCATCGCCGGTTTTGTGAACATCGCCATGATGGCGGTAGCGGCTGCGACTTTCTACTCTGCTGGTCACACCGGTATTACGGAGTTGGAGCAAGCGTACCAGACTTTGCATCCATTGCTGGGTGAAGCTGCGGCAGTGATCTTCGGCTTAAGTTTGGTTGCGGCGGGTTTGTCATCCACCGTGGTGGGGACTTTAGCTGGACAAGTGGTGATGCAGGGCTTTGTGAACTTTAGCATTCCACTGTGGGTACGCCGCGCGGTGACTATGCTGCCATCTTTTATCGTGATTTGGTGTGGGATGAACGCTACTCACGTGTTGGTGATGAGTCAGGTATTCCTCAGCTTTGGTATTGCACTGGCCTTGATTCCATTGCTGCGCTTTACCGGTGATCGCCAATTGATGGGGGATTTAACTAACAAGCCCCTGACACAAGCCGCTGGTCGTCTGATTGCGGTAGTGGTGATTACCATAAACTTGTATCTGCTGGTGACTACGTTTACCGGATTTAGCGGCTTTTAATGCCCAAATGAGGCACAGATAACGTACAAAGCGCCACTCCTAACGCGTTAAGTTCCATCCAAAGCCGCACAGCATGAGGTGCGGCTTTTTCATTTTCGGCTATTGATTTGATAAAGCGCAGTAATCGCCTGAATTGCTGTATAAAACAGCACTTGCCCTAAGAGAGTGTGATTACCAAAACAATATTCCACATTCTCATTGTCAGTTCGGGGACGCTTTATTTACAATGCGAAGAGACGTTATTTTATTGTGGTTATGTCGTAACGCACACTCAACGCAGTGGACATTGCCGCCAAAAACTCCGAAGCCGCTTTTGCCTACGTTCTGCAGCAGGCTGACTCATTCAGGCACACAGAATAGGGCATGACGGCCGTAGCACAGATGATGCTACCGGGTTCGGTGAGAAATTACCGGGCCTCCCGACATTGGAAAGGTGTTTTCAGGTGCAGCAACTCAAAGACACGTTTGACCGCGGGTTCTATTACCTGCGTTTGTCGATCACAGATGTCTGCAACTTTCGTTGCAGCTATTGCCTGCCGGACGGTTATCGGCCGCAGGCGAATACCTCATTTCTGCGCGCCGATGAAGCTCGCCGGATTGCTCAGGCCTTTATTGCGCTGGGCACAGACAAGATCCGTCTGACCGGTGGAGAGCCGACATTGCGTCGCGACTTTATCTCTATCGCCTCTTCAATTAGCGAATTGCCGGGTTTACGTGCCTTGGCGGTGACCACTAATGGCTATCGTATGGCCCGTGATGTCCCGCTGTGGAAAGAGGCTGGCATTACGTCGGTGAATGTCAGTCTAGACAGTCTCGACCCACGCCAATTTCATCAAATCACCGGTGAAAATCGCTTTAGCCAAGTAATGGCGGGCATTGATGCCGCTTTCGATGCCGGCTATCCGCAAGTGAAAGTGAACACCGTGCTGATGAAAGGCTTAAATGATCATCAGCTGGATCAGTTTCTGGCGTGGATCCGCCATCGTCCGTTGCAGTTGCGTTTTATCGAGCTGATGCAAACCGGCGAGATGACTTCGCTATTTCGTGACCATCATATTTCTGGCGCGGTGATCCGCGACAAGCTGCTACTCAATGGCTGGCAGCTTAAACCGCGCAGCTACAATGCCGGTCCGGCGCAAGTCTTTACGCATCCCGATTATCAGGGCGAAGTTGGCCTGATCATGCCGTATGAGAAGGATTTTTGTGCCAGCTGTAACCGGTTACGGGTTTCGGCGACCGGAAAACTGCATTTGTGCCTGTTTGGTGATGATGGCATCCCGCTGCGTGATTTGCTGGAGGATGACCGCCAATTACCTTTACTGCGCCAACGCGTGCAAGATGCTCTACTGCATAAAAAGCAGAGCCATTTCTTGCATGAGGGCAATAGCGGTCAGACACCACATTTGGCGTCGATCGGCGGGTAAGTCGTGCATGTCATTGCCGCTGTCGGTAGTCAGTCAGGCTAGCGCTGAATCAAGCTTTAAAAAACACGATAAAACCCGATTTAAAACCAAGTAGATACAAAACGCAGTGAATAAAGCGTACTGAATAAAAACGTACTGCAAAAAGTCATGATCGGGCAGGCAAGGCTGCCTTATCACACAACATCGCATTCATCATGAAGGAGTTACCCATGGGACACGCCCACGCTGAATTTATGCCAGCCAGCATTGCTGTACTGACTGTGTCAGATACCCGCACCGAAGAGAACGATACCTCTGGCCAGTATCTGGTTGAGGCGGCGCTGGCCGCAGGACACCGTCTGGCAGACAAGCGCATCGTGAAAGATGACGTGTACCAGCTGCGCGCTGTGGTTTCACAGTGGATTGCCGACCCAAGCGTGCAGGCTATTTTGGTCACCGGCGGTACCGGTTTTACTTCCCGCGATTCTACCCCAGAGGCACTGCGCCCACTGTTTGATAAAGAAGTGGAAGGCTTCGGTGAGTTGTTCCGTCAGATTTCTTATCAGGAAATTGGCACCTCTACGATCCAATCGCGTGCGCTGGCCGGTTTTGCGAACCACACTGCCATTTTCGTGATGCCGGGCTCTACGGGCGCTTGCCGTACTGCGTGGGAAAAGATCATTGCTGATCAGCTGGATGCGCGTCATCGCCCATGTAACTTCATGCCGCATCTGCAGCAGTAATTTCGCCTACACGTAAAAGGACAGGAGCATGACTCAATTAACTCACCTGAACGAACGGGGCGAAGCCAATATGGTGGACGTTTCAGGTAAAGCGGAAACCGTGCGTGAAGCCAGAGCGCAAGCCTGCGTTGAAATGCACGCAGAAACGTTGGCCATGATCGTGGAAGGGCGTCATCCGAAAGGGGATGTGTTTGCCACCGCGCGTATTGCCGGCATCATGGCCGCCAAACGTACGTGGGAACTGATCCCACTGTGCCATCCACTGCTGTTATCCAAAGTGGAAGTACAGCTGGAAGCCCAGCCAGAGCGTAATCGGGTGAGAATTGAGAGTGTGTGTCGTCTGACCGGCAAAACCGGCGTAGAGATGGAAGCGTTGACCGCCGCCTCGGTGGCAGCGCTGACCATCTATGACATGTGCAAAGCCGTACAAAAAGACATGCAGATCACCGATGTGCGTCTGCTGTCTAAAACCGGCGGTAAGTCCGGGACATTCACCGCGGAGGCATCATGATTCGGGTGTTATTTTTTGCGCAGGTGCGCGAGTTGACCGACACCGGTGAAATTGAGGTGGCTGAAACCTATGCCACGGCTGAATTATTGCGTGCGGCTTTGGCGGCGCGGAGTGAGCGCTGGGCATTGGCGCTCGATAAAGAAAATCTGCTGGTGGCTGTTAACCAGACGCTGACGTCATTGTCTCACCCGCTGCAAGACGGGGATGAAGTGGCCTTTTTCCCACCGGTTACTGGAGGTTAAGCAGATGCAGGTACAGGAAACCCGAATTCGGGTCAGTGAAGACGATTTTGATATTGCCGCCGAATACACGTGGCTAAATCAGGACGACAGCTGTGGCGCGGTGGTGACCTTTACCGGCAAAGTGCGCAATCACAGTCAGCAAGGCAGCGTGAACGGCCTGCACTTGGAGCATTATCCGGCGATGACCGATAAAGCCCTGCACGACATTATCAGTGAAGCGCGTGCACGTTGGCCGTTAGGTCGTGTCAGCCTGATTCATCGCGTGGGTGAGCTCGGCAGCGGTGAGCAGATTGTGTATGTCGGGGTCAGCAGTGGCCACCGCTTGGCGGCATTCGCGGCAGCAGAATTCATCATGGATTATCTCAAGGTGCGGGCACCGTTTTGGAAAAAAGAGCAGATGCCAGACGGCGCGCGCTGGGTGGAAGCCAAAACCAGTGATCAGGAGGCAGCACGCAGATGGCAAAGCGAATAAGCACACAGGTGATCTACAACAGACTACACAAAGGGCGCGTTGCGGCCAGCACATTGGCTGTGGTGGCGCTATTTAGCCTGTCACCGGCGAATGCGGCCACGTTGAAAGTGGCGGTTGCGGCGAACTTTAAGCCCACATTAGAACAGTTGGCGACGCAATTTCAGCAGCAAACGGGCGATCAGGTTGCCATCTCGTCAGCCTCCAGCGGTGTGCTATATCAGCAAATTGTGAATGGTGCGCCGTTTGATCTGTTCTTGTCGGCGGACAGTGAACGCCCAGAGCGTTTAGAAAAGGAAGGGCGGATAGTCTCTAACTCGCGCTTTACTTATGCTCGTGGCCAGTTGGCGCTATGGAATACCGGTACACCAGTGGGGACCGATCCTAAGCTGTGGCAGGGGAAATTAGCCATCGCGAATCCACGAACGGCGCCTTACGGTGCGGCTGCGCAATACTGGTTAGAGCAGAATGGGGCGTGGAATATTGCCGGCCTGACGCTGGTCACCGGAGCCAATATTGCCCAGACGTATCAATTTGTGCAAACCGGCAATGCGCCCATGGGGCTGGTGGCTTATCCGAATGTGAAAATGGCCCATCCGCAAGGGCAAGTTTGGTTGCTGCCCGCCGATGCGTACCCGGCCATTGAACAGCAGGCGGTGATTCTGGCCTCGAGCTCGCAGCCGAAGGCGGCCAAGGCTTTTGCCGACTTTCTGCGTAGCGATGCCGCCCGTAGCCTGATTGAGTCGCATGGCTATTTGGCGCAGTGAGGTAGCGCGCGTGGGAGGCGATGATGTCGGAGGCTGATTGGCTGGCGGTTCGTCTTACCTTACGGCTGGCCGCGACCACCACGTTGATCTTGATGCTGCTGGCGCCATCGTTGGCGTGGTGGTTGGCGCGAAGTCGTTCGCGTATTCGTCCGCTGATTGAATCATTGGTCGCCTTGCCCTTGGTGCTGCCGCCGACAGTGCTGGGTTTTTACCTGCTGCTGGCCTTCTCACCTCGCTCATTGCCCGGTCATTGGTGGCTGGAGATGACTGGCCATACTCTGGCGTTTTCATTCACCGGTTTGGTGCTGGCTTCCGTGATTTATTCGTTGCCTTTTGCGGTACAACCCTTACAAAGCGCGTTTGTGAATATGGGGGATAAAGAGCTGGAAGCGGCGGCAACTCTCGGTATGGGGCGTTTGGCCCGTTTTCGCCATATTGTGGTGCCGATGGTGCTACCGAGCTTCATCATCGCTGCAACTTTGAGCTTTGCCCATACCTTGGGGGAGTTCGGCGTGGTGCTGATGATTGGCGGTAATATTCCCGGTCAGACGCAGGTGCTGTCGATTGCGCTTTTTGATCATGTGGAAGCGATGGATTACCAAAGCGCACATTATCTGGCCGGTGGGCTCTTACTGTTTTCCGTGGTGCTGCTGACTTTGGTGTATGGCGTGCT harbors:
- the moaC gene encoding cyclic pyranopterin monophosphate synthase MoaC, coding for MTQLTHLNERGEANMVDVSGKAETVREARAQACVEMHAETLAMIVEGRHPKGDVFATARIAGIMAAKRTWELIPLCHPLLLSKVEVQLEAQPERNRVRIESVCRLTGKTGVEMEALTAASVAALTIYDMCKAVQKDMQITDVRLLSKTGGKSGTFTAEAS
- the moaD gene encoding molybdopterin synthase sulfur carrier subunit translates to MIRVLFFAQVRELTDTGEIEVAETYATAELLRAALAARSERWALALDKENLLVAVNQTLTSLSHPLQDGDEVAFFPPVTGG
- the moaE gene encoding molybdopterin synthase catalytic subunit MoaE, giving the protein MQVQETRIRVSEDDFDIAAEYTWLNQDDSCGAVVTFTGKVRNHSQQGSVNGLHLEHYPAMTDKALHDIISEARARWPLGRVSLIHRVGELGSGEQIVYVGVSSGHRLAAFAAAEFIMDYLKVRAPFWKKEQMPDGARWVEAKTSDQEAARRWQSE
- the modA gene encoding molybdate ABC transporter substrate-binding protein, producing the protein MAKRISTQVIYNRLHKGRVAASTLAVVALFSLSPANAATLKVAVAANFKPTLEQLATQFQQQTGDQVAISSASSGVLYQQIVNGAPFDLFLSADSERPERLEKEGRIVSNSRFTYARGQLALWNTGTPVGTDPKLWQGKLAIANPRTAPYGAAAQYWLEQNGAWNIAGLTLVTGANIAQTYQFVQTGNAPMGLVAYPNVKMAHPQGQVWLLPADAYPAIEQQAVILASSSQPKAAKAFADFLRSDAARSLIESHGYLAQ
- the modB gene encoding molybdate ABC transporter permease subunit translates to MSEADWLAVRLTLRLAATTTLILMLLAPSLAWWLARSRSRIRPLIESLVALPLVLPPTVLGFYLLLAFSPRSLPGHWWLEMTGHTLAFSFTGLVLASVIYSLPFAVQPLQSAFVNMGDKELEAAATLGMGRLARFRHIVVPMVLPSFIIAATLSFAHTLGEFGVVLMIGGNIPGQTQVLSIALFDHVEAMDYQSAHYLAGGLLLFSVVLLTLVYGVLQKRQQRRFQ